Sequence from the Amycolatopsis sp. NBC_00345 genome:
CGGTGTCGCGTGTTTCAAGGGGCTCACCGCGAAGGGCGGGCCGGCGGGCGTCGGCAACGCGGTGAACGAAGCCGTGGTGCTCGCGTTCCTGCTGGTGTTCATCGCCAATATCGGCATCGGCGAGCTGTACGCGCTGATCGCGCCGCCGGACGGTGGGGCCTGATGGTCTTCCCGCTGACCCGCAGGCTCAGCCGGCCGGCGCACCGGGTCCACCGGGCGCTCGCCGAGTGCGGAGCCCAGTTCACGTTCTACGCCAAGGCGATCGCGGACGTGCCGGTCGCCGTCACCCGGCACTGGCGGCACATCGTGCGGCTGATCGCCGAGATCAGCTTCGGCTCGGCGACGCTGCTGGCCGGGGGCGGCGCCGTCGGCGTCGTGTTCGCGATGAGCTTCGTCACGGGCTCCCAGATCGGGCTGGAGGGCTTCCGCGGACTGGACCTGGTCGGGCTCTCCCCGGTGTCCGGCGCGATGTCCGGGCTGGTGAACACGCGCGAGCTGGCGCCGGTGGTGGCCGGGATCGCGCTGGCCGCCAAGGTCGGCACCGGGTTCACCGCACAGCTGGGCGCGATGCGGATCGCCGAGGAGATCGACGCGCTCGAGGTGATGTCCGTGCGCTCGCTGCGGTTCCTGGTGACCACGCGGATGGTCGCCGCCTTCGTCGCGGTGATCCCGCTGTACCTGGTCGGCCTGTTCGCCTCCTATGTCGCGACCCGCTTCGTCGTGGTCGA
This genomic interval carries:
- a CDS encoding MlaE family ABC transporter permease is translated as MVFPLTRRLSRPAHRVHRALAECGAQFTFYAKAIADVPVAVTRHWRHIVRLIAEISFGSATLLAGGGAVGVVFAMSFVTGSQIGLEGFRGLDLVGLSPVSGAMSGLVNTRELAPVVAGIALAAKVGTGFTAQLGAMRIAEEIDALEVMSVRSLRFLVTTRMVAAFVAVIPLYLVGLFASYVATRFVVVEVNGQSGGTYDYYFHLVLPPQDIALSLGKALLLAMIVTMVHCYYGYHASGGPEGVGRAAGRALRTSIVLIMVADILATFAFWGVFPTLPGLGAGQ